The Novipirellula caenicola genome segment TTGAAATGCGGACTCGAGAGTCTGTTTGAACTTCGGCGTGTCCCGGATCAGCCATTCGTAGCGACAGAGAAAGATGTGCGGCCGCGATGATTGGTACTGCAACATATCCTGGCGAAGTGCCCATAGCTTGCAGACGTCCTCGAACGTCATCTCCTTGAATCCGCGAAATGATTGGTAGGACGAAATCACCTCGATTCCGTTGCGGATGATGTAACAGATCGCGAGTCGAGGAAACGCTTCCTTCAATCCAATCGCCGACCGTGGATCAAGCATCGAGTAGGTTGAGATGGCGGAGTATTCTTCGGGAGTACGCCAATTCGCTGTTGGCCAGTAGAGATCAAGTAAGGTACGGCGATGCATACGCCAGAATTCACGACGTCCCACCGGCACCGAGTCGCCGACCTCCTCCATATGCAGATTCGCGGCACGCATCAGATGGTGAATGTAGTTGCACTCGTGGTTATAGCTTGCCACCTTGGGATGTGCGGCTAGGCAATGCCGTAAAACGGTCGTCCCCGAGCGGCCAACCCCACTGGCGAGGATGAGGGGAGAATCAAGAAACGGATGCTCACTGAAAATCGCTTCGTTCCGTTTGAATTGAAAAAACGCCATTACTTTGCTTGGACGCATTGCCAATGGGGAGAGAAAATCAGAAAGCATCACCCCCCATCGGGTTTGCTTTCGAGGTGTGCAGCTAGGATTGCCGTCGACTTCGCTTGGATGTCGGTATCATACTCGGTTGCCGATTCGTGGCCACCGAGGTGATCCAACTTGTCAATTCACTGCTGCTGGTGTCACGATGAAGTCGTAGGGAACCGGGTTACTTCCGAGACGTGTCAGCGTCATTCGCGTTTGATGGTTCGGCATCGTCGGTGGTGGGTGCCGCGGCGGGGGCGTTAACAGGGGCAGAGGACGTGGGGGCACCAGCCGTGCGAGCGTGGTTTGCAAAGAAGTCCCAGATCACTTCGAGACCATCGATATCCGAATTGGTTTTACCCACGATCCTCTCTGGCATCCGGATATCACGCCCGGGCAGCGTGTGGCCTCCGCCGACGACTCGGTAGAGAGCGACGCTCGTCTTGCGTTTCCCGCCGGTCCAAAGTGATTTCTCGACGGTGCAACCGTCGGCCGGATCCTTGTCCTCAAGTTCGGTTACCGCAGGCTGATCTGGGATCCCGTTCTTTTTCAACCACAGCCCGATCGCGTCGTCGGTCGACAAACAATGACCACGACTCTTTTTGGGTTTGGAGCTTAATTGTGCAAGTTTAGGGAAAAGGTTGATCATGACTTCGCCACCATCGTAGGGAACGATTGGGTCCATCGTTCCGTTTAGATACAGTACCGACACGGGATGGGCCGGCGCGAAGTTTTCTTTCAGTGGTTCAGCCATCGTCGCGATGCCGATCGCGACCGCCGAAAACGTTTCCGAATGCTCGATCGCAAGTCGCTGGGTCAAAAATCCACCGTTGGATATCCCCATCGAAAAGATGCGGTCTGAATCAATGGTGTATTCCTCTTTGACTCGATCAATCACCGTCATCACAAACGAAACATCATCGATAGTGTTATCGTGATCGACATACAATTCGGATTCACGTCCGTCGTTCCAATGTTGATTGATCGCGTTGGGGTATACAACAATGAACCCTTTCTCGTTGGCGAGTTCCGTCATCCCCATTGCCGAGATCTGATCGTCGCTGCCGCCGCCTCCATGCAAACAAACGACAAGCGGTGTCTTGGTTCCGGCGTCGTAGTTGTCGGGAGCGTAAATTCGGTACTGTCGTGCTTGTCCACCATGAGTCAAACGGACTTTCTGTCCCGTTGGGACCGGCCGCTGCCATTGTGAATACGCCAACCCCGTAATCGCAAATATCAGGATTGCAGTCGCAACGCAAACGGTGATTCGTTTGATCTTCGGCGTACTCATCAAACTTGCTGTCTCGAGGTGGAACGAAATGGGCAGTTTTAGATTGAAATGCGCGACGCTTCTCTGAGTTTGCTATGACTTTGGCTTTACCCGGATCATTTTGTACTGCATCGGTTCGGGCAGCTCGATCGTCACGATGATCGTGTCCTCGTCCTCGCGGTGATGCCGGATACTCAGTCCGCCCTGTTCACCATCGGCGCCCGTAAACAACAATCCCAGCACGGCATCGCCATTCTTGTCGACCTCCCATTTGCCAAGTGAGGAACCGCCCGTGCTGTCGGCTCCCATGTGAAACACCTCATGGGTCTTGGCATTCACTCCCATCAAAGCAACGGTCTCCATTTCGTTTCCCTTGGTTGTGATCTCGATGACTCGATCTTTGATCTTCCATGCGTAGGTGGCTGTGGACGTTTCCCCGTTTGTCTCGGCATCGACCCACGTGCCAATCATTCCTTCCCATTGGTGTTTGCGAAGGATGTCGCTGAGCTTGTCTGCGGCAAACAGCGGCGACGCGGAAAGCAGAAGGGTGGCCAGCAAAGTGCAAGGCATTAACGTTTTGAACATGTTTGTCACCAATGGGTTGTTTTAAGGACGACAAGACAATGCACCTGACGTGCGATGATTATTTGTCATCCGGGGATGAAAAGTGGGCGACTTGGACACTGAGGTCAGGGAACGCTTCTTGAATTTTTTTGACGTCAGCCTCTGCCACTGCGGATGGCTTGGGAAGCTGATTGGCGGGCGTGCCGGCTGCGATACCACTGAAGTCCGGTCCAACCGTGATGCTGCGTAGATTAGGCAGGTAGCGGAGCAGTTGGATCATCGTGTGATTCGCGTGCCCTTCGAACAAGTACACACCGGTAACATCGGTTGGACGAACCGGCGAAACGGGGCCGTCGTGCTGGACACTGCCGTGCAGGACGACGCAGTCGATCGCATCATAGCCTCGCTGATCCGCGGGTTGATTCAAGGCATAGCGCGTCACGGCGTAGATACCGAACACCAGTAACAGCAGAAGCAGCAGCCAGACAATTCGGTATTTCATTCGCCGCCTCAATCGCATCGAGTGGTTTTCGAGGTTCGTCGATGACGAAACCCCCACCGTCAACCGAATGACGGCGTGACGTCAATCGACGCAATCAACCAAACGCCTTGTACTACCAAAAGCATTGTACCAAAGCTGAGAACCGTGCGTTTGGACGCGAACCTTGACCGCGACGAGGTCGGCATCGTCGAGAGATTCACCCCACTCACGCGACCGAGCGTGTTGCCAGATGGCACCGCTTTCTACGACGAAAAAGCAGACTGCCACCCAGGTCACAATAGGGTAGGAACCGTTGTCCTTCTAGCCTCGGGGAAGGGAGCTGAAATCGATCTTCGGTTGTTCGCTGGCCGTCGAAGCTCGCTCAAAGATTTGGTCCAACTTCACGGTCGCATCGAAGAAGCCGCAATTTTGCAGAAAGAAACGGTCCTGTTCGCTGCCGCCGGCGAAATCGAGCCGATGACGGCCTCGTGCGGTATTGTCACCGGTGAATTTCGCTCGCGTGATCTCATGCCACACCCCATCGACATCCTGAACCCATTGATTCGCATAGTTTGCCATCCGCTGGATATGGCCCGTCTCAGGCGAAAAATTTTCCAAGAACGAATGGAAGCCCGTCAGATGCTTGTCGGTTTTGGGACGCCGAAAACTGGCGATCAGTCGCCACTCGTTCTTGCTCTTGTCCCCGAACCATGACGTGTACTGCGTGTTGCCATTGCCATCGGGTTTGACTTCGGTCAAAAAGCGGTACGTCACTCCGGCAGTCCACGGGTAAACCAAAAAGCTTTGCCCGCCGGAACCTTCATTGCCAAAATCTTGTGCGCTGACCCCTTCGCCCTTCGCCGTGGTCAGCACACGATCGGATTCCGGAATCTCTTTAGGATTGTCGGTGCGAAATGGACTCCAAACCGAGAACAGGACGCGGCGCTGCGTTTCGCTGTTGACCTGGAAACCAAAGTAGCCTTCACCAAATCCGTTGGCCATGAAATAGGTACCAATCGGGTCTTGCCCTTCTGGCACCGTGATCTCACTGTACGCGTACGTCAAATCAACTTCCTTTGGCAATCGATAACTCAGGTGCACCGAGGGGCCGCGGCGACCCCAGTAGAACATGTTGCCGTCGTTGGTTTTGACGAAGTCGAGCGTTAAGTCCTGATCATTGCTGCTGACTCGCAATTCACTCAGCTCCACGCTCGCAGAACCATTGTCGTGCGAACGCGTTAGTTGGACCTCGACATAGCCAGGCCCGTCGACCTTGATCTCACCAAGCGGGTAAACGCGACTCGGTTCATCTTGCAGCTCGGTTGTCCATGATGTGGCGTCGACCTGGGTTTCAAGTTTTGCTTCCCCGTGCACCGCGCGGCCGCTGATGCCAAGGGCAAGGTTGGCTGCGCGATCGACGTGAAAGTAAACTTTGTAGACTGCATCCGCTTCACGAATCCGAAGCGTTCCATCGCGTCCCAAGTACCTGCCGCCCGGCGACGGCGAACTGCGAAAGGTATTTCCCGCCAGCGGCACGGACCATTCGCCCGCCAATGCGGACGCTGCCATCAGTGGCATCACAAACAATGTTGCCAGAAAAAACTTGGTCGATGCAGTAGGATGAAACGTTGCCATGAAAGTTTTGAGACACCTGTGTTTATTTGAGCGAAAGCACTGTTGATTTTCAAAGTGGCCGCCGCCGTCCGACGGTGGATCGCGTTCAACGCGAAAGTAGCGACGACTTGAACCCGTGGGAGCAGGCTGGTGAGGTTCAGCCCCTTCGGACGCAAGTGTTGGATTTTTCGCCGCTCCCTGCGCTACGTTTTAGCATGAACCGTGGCGTTTTGGTGCTCGGTGGACCCCAGGACAACGTGTTTCGATTGCGAAAGTCGCGAATGGTTTGTAATCTGCCGCCGTTTCGCTATAAGGCCGCTGAAGGTCGATAGACTTCCACCGCCGGGGATCATCGTTCCCCTCGGTGACTGCGAATAGGGTTGTCGCATCACAGAAGGATCGCCGCGGTTGCTGGGTATTCGCAGCATGCTCTGGGAACGCACATGTGGGTATGGCGTTTAAGAAGATGAAATTTAGACGCCGTCAATTTGCTTTTCTGGATTGACGAACACCCAGCAAATGGCACCAACGAGGTAAACCCCCGCAAACATCAGCAGCACCAAATTCCAGTTCGAAGTCCACTGGAACAAGTAACCCACCAAGATTGGGCAGGCGGCCGCAGCGAGGTTACCCACCATGTTCATCAACCCAAAGACTTGCGGGACGCGAGGGCCGCCGATGTCGATCGTCGCGGCAAAGGCACAGGGGCCGGCTAGTGCCGCCAAGAACGAACCGAGCGACAAAAACATGACCGCCAACATTGCGTTCTGCACAAACCATGCTGCCAAAATCAACACCGCACACGCCGCCAGGAACGACGCTCCGACGCCGCTACGGCTCAGTCGCAAACTGCCCGTGCGACGCCAGATCCAATCGACCAACGTGCCGCCAAAAATGCTTCCCGTCAACGTTCCGGCCAACACCAAACCCTGCAGATACCCCGACTCGGCAACCGAAACACCCCGTGTCTCTTGTAGAAACGTGGGAAACCAACTGGCAAAGAACATGTATCCCGACCCGCGACAGATTTGCTGCCCACACAACCAAAACATCACGGACGATCGAGCGATCGCGAGCAGCTCGCGGAATTCGTTGACTGGCTCGTCCGCGGTCGCTGCGTCTACGGGCGAGCGCGCTGCATGAATCAAAGCGAGTTCGGCTTCGTTGACGCGATCATCTTGGCTCGGATCGTTGCGGAATCGCAAGTAGAAACCGAGTGACCAGAAAATGCCCGGAACGGCAAAGCCGACAAACACCCATCGCCATCCCCACGGCGCGATCAACACCCCCGTCAATCCGCTAGCGACAATCGCCCCCACCTGCATGCCGGCCGCCAGGATCCCACAGCTCAGCGAACGCTGGCCCAGCGGCATCCAATGACCGACGGAATTGCACGATGCCGGAAAAATTCCTGCCTGGGCCATCCCCATCACAAGCTGGGCGATGATGAGCAACCCAAACCCCGGTGCAACGCCAATTCCAAACGTTGCCAGCGACCATGCGAACGCAAACAGACTGAGCGTGATTCGTGTTCCCCACCGCTCCGCGAACCAGCCGCTTGGGATTTGAAACAGCGAATAGGTCCAAAAGAACGCTCCCATGAACCAACCCGATTGCTCGAGCGTGAACCCGAGGTCTTCGCGAACCGTGCTCTCAGCGACACTCACGGCATTGCGACATAGGTACGCAAGCGCCGCGGCGATCGTCAGCCACGTCAATGTTCGGTAACGGATCGAGCTGGGGGCCACTTCCATCTACAATGCCGCCTGCAGCCGTTTGAACAAACGATCGACTTCGGCTCTGGTCTCTTCGTCGATCTGCCACGCCGTGGGTGGGATCTGAATCGTGTTGGTGAAGATCCCGCGTTTCTTGAGCAGGTATTTTTCAATCGCAAGAAATCCATCGAGTCCCGCTTGCAACTGCAGAGCGACGATTGCAGAGAGCGGCAGCGATAATTGATAAATTCGATCCTCATCACCCTCGCTCAACGCCCGCCAAAGCGCAACGACACCGTCCAGTAGATCGGTGCCAGGCATCGTCCCGGCAATCCCGCGACGATAACAATCGACCAAGTTGATGCCACCAGAACCTTCGAAGATCCGGGCTTGGCCGTCCGTCGCATCCCGCAGCTTGGATAAATTCGGCCCCAGCGGACTGGCTTCGGGTTTGAACAAGATTCGCTCGCTGCCGAATTGCTCCAGCAGATCCAGGTAGACGCCGAGGTCGATCGCAGCCCCAACGTAACCCGATGCATCTTGGACCACCAACGGAATCGAGATGCTGCCTGCAATCGCAGAAAAGTAATCACGAGTCGCGTCTGCACTTAAATTGGTTGCCACCGGTGGGATTGCCATCACGGCGCTCGCTCCGATCGCTTCGGCATGTCTGGCAAACTCGATCGCCTCGGCGGTGCTCTCGGCGCCCACGCTGATGACCGTTGAACCTCGGTCCTTGGCAGTTTCGCATACCAATTCCGCCAGTCGCAATCGACCGCGATAACCCAGTCGCAGCACCTCGCTGACCATCGCGACGACGACGCCGTCGGCACCGGTTTCAAACGCCCAATCGATTTCACGCTGTAGCGTCCGTTCGTCGATTTCGCCGGCGTCGGTAAACGGGGTTTGCAGCACCGGCAACACCCCGTGCAGCGGTTTAGCGGCTGAGCACATCTTTGATCACTCCCGTCATGGCTTCGAGGGTCGCTTCAAGGCATCCGCGATCAAACGGGGTTTGCCAAACCGGATACACATCGCGGTCATAAAGTTCGGTGGGCGGAAGATAACCAATCGATCCGTTGATCAGATTCATACAGATCAAGGTGTGATCCTTGAAGCGTCGGCGAAGTTCTAGCTGCAAAATGGAATAGGGTTCACAACAACTGCCCACCAACACCGCATCACCGATTCGCCAGGCAAAGATGGGAAGCTCGAAAGTTTGGCCGTCGCCGATGCCAAGACGAATGTCGCGTCGACGTCTCAGTCGTTCTTCAAGGGCGCGGTCGGTACATGCCAAACGTTGGCGTTCGAGCTCGTCGGCCGAAGGCCAATCTTTCAGCGGCAACGCCACCGTACTGCGCATCGCCGTCAACTCGCTGGACGCACCGGCGGTTTGATGATTCCAAACCGCCAGCGGAGCTCCCGATTCGAGTGCGCCGGAGTAAACGAGCGAGGTGCCGGCGGGTTCCATGTCATGGAGCGTCGCCAAGGCTGCAAAACCAAGTTGTCGCCCGTGTCGATCGGCGACCGCGGGATCGCCGACGTATTGATAACGCGGGGCCAGATCGCCACACATCCCCAATAAAAACATGGCCGGAGCCGCGGTGGCGTTTTCCATTGTTTCACGCATCGCGCCGACATAGTCGGGTGAGATCGCGGTGTTCTCGGCAGCCAACGTCGTTGGATGGCAGGCGTAGTTGACCAGCGTGCCCCGCAGCGTGCCGTGTTCGTCGGTGATCCGGCCCAGTACCAGCGTATTGTCGGGATCCCCGCTTGGATCGTAACCACACAAATAGCGTGCTTGATCAGGAGTCGGGTCAGGCAGATCACGTACGGTCGCCAATGAGCATGTTCCGGTGTGCCAATCCAAGGTTGCCGAAAACATCGATTGACAAGCTTGACGTACCGCATCGACCGTCCGCTGGACAAGCGATGCCATCCACTGCTGCAACAGCTCGCTACCAGGCAACGAACGGTCGGGCTGCATCAGCGGCGGTCCGGCGTGCGTATGCGTCAGTGCGAAGATCAAATGCCCCGGTTCGAGCGAAAGTTCCGTGTGCAGACGCTGCTGGAATTCGTCATAGGTTGCCGGGGTCTTCCACCAACCAAGATCGGAATCGATCAGGACAACGGGGGCTGCGTCCGCGGATGATGCCAATGCTAAAACAGTAAGCAAAAGTGGGCGATGGATCGAATCGGCGACATCGTGTTTCGCGGCACCCCAGTTGCGTGAATAGACACCCACGGGCGGCGTGATGTCGACACGCGCGATTCCCATCCGTCCTTGAAACGAAGCGTGCTGAAATGGACGAGGTTGTTTCGTGTTCATGCTTACCAGTCTCCCACCGCGCCGTCTCGGTAAAACACTCGCTGTGCAACCTCTTGCTCAAACGGATGCTTGCGTACTTCGTCCTCGTTGATCGAAATGCCCAGTCCTGGCCGAGTATTGGGCGTCACCGTGCGTGTCGCGGGATCGACCGTGAATCCTTCTTCGACCACGTCGTTTCGCCAAGGAACGTCCTGGTGAACCGATTCGCAGATGATGTAAGACGGCTGCGAGAATCCAAATTCGATCGATGCCGCCGTGCTTACCGGGCCTTGCGGATTGTGCGGTGCCAGTGCGATGCGGTGAGCCTCGGCGAGGGCGGCGATACGACGTGCTTCGCTAAATCCACCACAGTGCGTCAGGTCAAGTTGGCAGATCTCGCAACCGCGAATGGCGAACAGATCGCGAAACGCAGCGAGATGTGTCAACCGCTCGCCCGTCGCAATGGGCGTGGTCACGGCGGCGTTAATCGCAGCAAGGCTGTCAAGGTTTTCAGGCCAACATGGCTCTTCGAGAAAATAGAGTCCATAGGGATCGAGTGCCTTGGCGAACTGCATCCCCATCGCGGGTGATGGGCGTGCATGGCAATCGACCATGATGTCGATTTCGTCGCCGACCGCCTCTCGCATCGCCGCGACACAGGCCGTGGCCGCGTGAATCGACTGTAGTCCTTCGACCGGCATCGTTGGCGGGACCGCCATCGACTTGAACGCCGTGAACCCATCGGCAACCGCTTGCGAGGCCAAGTCGGCGAACTGTTTGGCGTTGTCGACCGGTGTGTTGTAAAAGTGATCGAGATTGCCACCGCCTAGATGACAATACAGCCGTACGTGATCACGTACAGGGCCGCCCCATAGCTTGTGCACCGGTACGTTGTGGATTTTGCCAACAATATCCCACAGCGCCAAATCGATTCCGGCGATCGCAGTCGAACGCACCACGCCGCTGCCATGCCAAAAATGTTGCCGCCACATCATCTGCCAAAGGTATTCGACCCGACTGGGATCCTCGCC includes the following:
- a CDS encoding sulfotransferase is translated as MRPSKVMAFFQFKRNEAIFSEHPFLDSPLILASGVGRSGTTVLRHCLAAHPKVASYNHECNYIHHLMRAANLHMEEVGDSVPVGRREFWRMHRRTLLDLYWPTANWRTPEEYSAISTYSMLDPRSAIGLKEAFPRLAICYIIRNGIEVISSYQSFRGFKEMTFEDVCKLWALRQDMLQYQSSRPHIFLCRYEWLIRDTPKFKQTLESAFQSIGLEFNQACLAPLSKRFHPTRFAGESRHAAKDPKQRSQRWKLWSDEQRETFVRICGEAMTHHQYEIPWL
- a CDS encoding alpha/beta hydrolase family esterase; its protein translation is MSTPKIKRITVCVATAILIFAITGLAYSQWQRPVPTGQKVRLTHGGQARQYRIYAPDNYDAGTKTPLVVCLHGGGGSDDQISAMGMTELANEKGFIVVYPNAINQHWNDGRESELYVDHDNTIDDVSFVMTVIDRVKEEYTIDSDRIFSMGISNGGFLTQRLAIEHSETFSAVAIGIATMAEPLKENFAPAHPVSVLYLNGTMDPIVPYDGGEVMINLFPKLAQLSSKPKKSRGHCLSTDDAIGLWLKKNGIPDQPAVTELEDKDPADGCTVEKSLWTGGKRKTSVALYRVVGGGHTLPGRDIRMPERIVGKTNSDIDGLEVIWDFFANHARTAGAPTSSAPVNAPAAAPTTDDAEPSNANDADTSRK
- a CDS encoding neutral/alkaline non-lysosomal ceramidase N-terminal domain-containing protein, with translation MNTKQPRPFQHASFQGRMGIARVDITPPVGVYSRNWGAAKHDVADSIHRPLLLTVLALASSADAAPVVLIDSDLGWWKTPATYDEFQQRLHTELSLEPGHLIFALTHTHAGPPLMQPDRSLPGSELLQQWMASLVQRTVDAVRQACQSMFSATLDWHTGTCSLATVRDLPDPTPDQARYLCGYDPSGDPDNTLVLGRITDEHGTLRGTLVNYACHPTTLAAENTAISPDYVGAMRETMENATAAPAMFLLGMCGDLAPRYQYVGDPAVADRHGRQLGFAALATLHDMEPAGTSLVYSGALESGAPLAVWNHQTAGASSELTAMRSTVALPLKDWPSADELERQRLACTDRALEERLRRRRDIRLGIGDGQTFELPIFAWRIGDAVLVGSCCEPYSILQLELRRRFKDHTLICMNLINGSIGYLPPTELYDRDVYPVWQTPFDRGCLEATLEAMTGVIKDVLSR
- a CDS encoding DUF3472 domain-containing protein → MATFHPTASTKFFLATLFVMPLMAASALAGEWSVPLAGNTFRSSPSPGGRYLGRDGTLRIREADAVYKVYFHVDRAANLALGISGRAVHGEAKLETQVDATSWTTELQDEPSRVYPLGEIKVDGPGYVEVQLTRSHDNGSASVELSELRVSSNDQDLTLDFVKTNDGNMFYWGRRGPSVHLSYRLPKEVDLTYAYSEITVPEGQDPIGTYFMANGFGEGYFGFQVNSETQRRVLFSVWSPFRTDNPKEIPESDRVLTTAKGEGVSAQDFGNEGSGGQSFLVYPWTAGVTYRFLTEVKPDGNGNTQYTSWFGDKSKNEWRLIASFRRPKTDKHLTGFHSFLENFSPETGHIQRMANYANQWVQDVDGVWHEITRAKFTGDNTARGRHRLDFAGGSEQDRFFLQNCGFFDATVKLDQIFERASTASEQPKIDFSSLPRG
- a CDS encoding MFS transporter; translation: MEVAPSSIRYRTLTWLTIAAALAYLCRNAVSVAESTVREDLGFTLEQSGWFMGAFFWTYSLFQIPSGWFAERWGTRITLSLFAFAWSLATFGIGVAPGFGLLIIAQLVMGMAQAGIFPASCNSVGHWMPLGQRSLSCGILAAGMQVGAIVASGLTGVLIAPWGWRWVFVGFAVPGIFWSLGFYLRFRNDPSQDDRVNEAELALIHAARSPVDAATADEPVNEFRELLAIARSSVMFWLCGQQICRGSGYMFFASWFPTFLQETRGVSVAESGYLQGLVLAGTLTGSIFGGTLVDWIWRRTGSLRLSRSGVGASFLAACAVLILAAWFVQNAMLAVMFLSLGSFLAALAGPCAFAATIDIGGPRVPQVFGLMNMVGNLAAAACPILVGYLFQWTSNWNLVLLMFAGVYLVGAICWVFVNPEKQIDGV
- the dgoD gene encoding galactonate dehydratase: MKITAIEAIVCHARMRNWVFVKVVTDQPGLFGWGEATLEWHTRSIVGAIEDLAQLIVGEDPSRVEYLWQMMWRQHFWHGSGVVRSTAIAGIDLALWDIVGKIHNVPVHKLWGGPVRDHVRLYCHLGGGNLDHFYNTPVDNAKQFADLASQAVADGFTAFKSMAVPPTMPVEGLQSIHAATACVAAMREAVGDEIDIMVDCHARPSPAMGMQFAKALDPYGLYFLEEPCWPENLDSLAAINAAVTTPIATGERLTHLAAFRDLFAIRGCEICQLDLTHCGGFSEARRIAALAEAHRIALAPHNPQGPVSTAASIEFGFSQPSYIICESVHQDVPWRNDVVEEGFTVDPATRTVTPNTRPGLGISINEDEVRKHPFEQEVAQRVFYRDGAVGDW
- a CDS encoding dihydrodipicolinate synthase family protein, translating into MCSAAKPLHGVLPVLQTPFTDAGEIDERTLQREIDWAFETGADGVVVAMVSEVLRLGYRGRLRLAELVCETAKDRGSTVISVGAESTAEAIEFARHAEAIGASAVMAIPPVATNLSADATRDYFSAIAGSISIPLVVQDASGYVGAAIDLGVYLDLLEQFGSERILFKPEASPLGPNLSKLRDATDGQARIFEGSGGINLVDCYRRGIAGTMPGTDLLDGVVALWRALSEGDEDRIYQLSLPLSAIVALQLQAGLDGFLAIEKYLLKKRGIFTNTIQIPPTAWQIDEETRAEVDRLFKRLQAAL